One window of the Puntigrus tetrazona isolate hp1 chromosome 13, ASM1883169v1, whole genome shotgun sequence genome contains the following:
- the si:dkey-157l19.2 gene encoding uncharacterized protein KIAA1522 homolog, translating to MSSGRESIGDLIPPDMLQVFSEDRQGGRSKRGRRRPGSFSRAFRWFKGQRRKTRRRATEIHGDLLATGSPVELPKSTLITGSKEEAVGAIALQEFQENVFVEGNRPKHVLDLHTEAQQGLKMQQQEDDRNGIDYPDDQSMISTVTAQTEDSMAFSELRGFESESTVADSVSMRSSISSRSTRSGLKRQASTFRPLKPDKTAEKTKSHRKHVRTVVGIPRHVQKELGLDRAAWITTKPLDGQLFNGDMIIPAIISTVDDTSSSSEQESVQDHLQGIQNLYTVKKDNKELPTLTKPKDDILQGLMSYSLNPEKSGVLGVPLSENPTGTVMSISPQATYMSKIIPNAVLPPSVDVVELSRNRSRSSVRTVSKSSLVSASPASTRASSRVSSRCSTTRSNYSGWTHSGSSETLVSDSSTISSSSTPRVASRGSQVENRSKPANLNNHGSHVKTARVNGGSTEEEDSGKMKSADAFTRNLSVIKRGKKPPAPPSRSYSLHNGKQTWKKSESPTYMDDVNIPDGSPYPLVMKATTHKLSPKIPASNGPTSFPLKENQTVSTDKKSMLAEQNIHKKNLQVSSTGAPQSYINGTSKLAELKNTLLSAKNRINGNNSSPAVMALLSLLEIPNHPKVLAPPAPPPETWAHNQRTFELLCGPGPVNYARWAKKRGLKIADEPDVALIPLSQPVEIKGKVESKAPLVYVAPSPSPPPEHCPPIPNNSQAKPPPPPPDFVPSTPTLAAKAIKDLTSWIPPPPLFPPPAPPAGTTTATPVIVQNDTDLPSPPPPFSPQSLLTMPQLPPDIPPPPLQEVPSPPRPPSEPQNTSSLPQESKPSTQNVLVTSSKTYQQINIPPPPPVPTDVRSQVSVPPPPPVPTDVRSQVSVPPPPAVLSDVRSQVSVPPPPPVPTDVRSQVSVPPPPPLPTDVRSQVSVPPPPPVPTDVRSQVTVPPPPPLPTDVRPQVTVPPPPPLPTDVRSQVTVSTPPLPSNVKMEDRLEKTETEKRTSSPSLAKEDASGPVVTQSLLQMVRLRSVKTSPSTTVDPDKPSQPKPKSGVNQEAPPKPIRQSLILTSLPPDVEALANTNTEAPSINTNAVTVSNTQQGSSKPETQSNNIAQLEPKCSSATCPATEPSKNPVTPEPATKTASPETEPTPQTLKEQIKSTMHDPETLPSTTGPKDQSINAPKPQHQAQEPNKTMLNSEKQLSTVENYSKPEGEQPKTQTLTPVVSSTPPIVSSPANPSMRLQEAIRLKAAAMSSKDNQAKRFGLRSPPPATANGTTVPNSPASMASFIFSKSPKKVIIQTPSSLEVQADLRKTLVAELACVSDSAKSNDLHKTANKVPPPIAKKPNAKVESVAQNSAEDQSVAKTEHVQTETVLTAGQDVQTENSEKTNE from the exons ATGTCATCTGGCCGTGAGTCTATAGGGGATCTGATTCCCCCAGATATGCTGCAGGTGTTCAGTGAGGACCGGCAGGGCGGCAGGAGCAAAAGGGGCAGGAGAAGGCCAGGATCCTTCAGCCGTGCTTTCAGATGGTTTAAGGGCCAGAGGAGGAAAACCCGTAGACGAGCTACAGAGATACATGGTGACCTGCTGGCCACTGGTTCACCTGTAGAACTACCAAAATCAACACTTATCACAG GCTCTAAAGAGGAAGCTGTGGGAGCTATTGCTCTTCAGGAGTTccaagaaaatgtgtttgtggaGGGTAATCGGCCTAAACATGTGTTGGACCTGCACACAGAGGCTCAGCAGGGCCTGAAAATGCAGCAGCAAGAGG ATGATAGGAATGGGATAGACTACCCTGATGACCAAAGTATGATT TCAACAGTAACCGCTCAGACTGAAGACAGCATGGCCTTCAGTGAGCTGAGAGGCTTTGAGTCTGAGAGCACAGTTGCTGATTCTGTTTCGATGCGCTCCTCCATCTCCTCACGATCAACACGTTCAGGACTCAAACGCCAAG CTTCGACATTCAGGCCTCTGAAGCCGGATAAGACAGCTGAGAAGACAAAGTCTCACAGGAAACATGTGAGAACTGTTGTAGGAATTCCTCGACATGTTCAGAAAGAACTGG GATTGGACAGAGCAGCATGGATCACCACAAAACCTCTTGATGGTCAGCTGTTTAATGGAGATATGATCATACCTGCCATAATTTCCACTGTGGATGACACATCTTCCAGTTCTGAACAAGAAAGTGTACAAGACCATCTACAGGGAATACAGAACCTGTACACAGTTAAGAAAGACAACAAGGAGCTCCCCACACTGACAAAACCTAAAGATGATATTCTCCAAGGGCTCATGAGTTATTCTTTAAATCCAGAAAAGTCAGGTGTTCTAGGTGTTCCTTTGTCAGAGAACCCAACTGGTACAGTGATGTCCATCTCACCTCAGGCCACATACATGTCTAAAATCATTCCAAATGCTGTACTTCCACCGTCTGTGGATGTCGTAGAGCTCAGTCGCAACAGAAGTCGCAGCAGTGTACGAACCGTCAGCAAGAGCAGCCTTGTATCAGCCAGTCCAGCATCCACACGTGCTTCTTCCAGAGTCTCTTCACGTTGTTCCACAACTCGCTCAAACTACTCTGGATGGACCCACTCGGGATCATCAGAAACACTTGTATCTGATTCTTCTACCATCTCCAGCAGTAGCACTCCCCGTGTGGCCAGCAGAGGGAGTCAGGTTGAGAACAGGAGTAAACCAGCCAATCTGAACAACCACGGTTCCCATGTTAAAACTGCTCGTGTGAATGGTGGCTCTACCGAGGAGGAAGACAGTGGAAAAATGAAATCTGCTGATGCTTTCACACGTAACCTATCAGTGATTAAACGGGGCAAGAAACCTCCAGCTCCTCCCAGCAGGTCATACTCTTTACACAATGGGAAACAGACTTGGAAGAAATCTGAGAGTCCTACCTACATGGATGATGTCAACATTCCAGATGGATCACCATACCCTCTTGTCATGAAGGCCACCACTCACAAGTTGAGCCCTAAGATACCTGCCTCGAATGGACCCACATCTTTCCCATTAAAGGAGAACCAAACAGTCAGCACAGATAAGAAATCAATGTTAGCTGagcaaaatatacacaaaaaaaaccttcaagTGTCTTCCACTGGCGCTCCCCAATCATACATAAATGGCACCAGTAAGCTTGCTGAACTTAAGAACACCCTTCTGTCTGCAAAAAATCGAATCAATGGTAACAATTCATCACCAGCTGTAATGGCCCTTTTGTCTCTGCTTGAGATTCCCAACCATCCTAAAGTCCTGGCTCCACCAGCTCCTCCTCCTGAGACCTGGGCTCACAACCAGCGGACTTTTGAACTGCTGTGTGGCCCTGGACCTGTTAACTATGCACGTTGGGCCAAAAAGAGAGGACTTAAAATTGCAGATGAACCAGATGTGGCGTTGATACCTCTATCGCAGCCAGTAGAGATAAAAGGCAAAGTTGAATCTAAAGCACCACTTGTCTATGTTGCCCCATCTCCATCGCCTCCCCCAGAGCATTGCCCACCAATACCAAACAACAGCCAAGCCAAACCTCCTCCGCCCCCTCCGGACTTTGTTCCCTCAACTCCTACACTAGCTGCCAAAGCAATAAAGGATTTGACTTCTTGGATCCCTCCACCTCCTTTGTTTCCTCCTCCAGCACCTCCAGCAGGTACGACTACAGCAACTCCTGTCATTGTGCAAAATGATACTGATCTCCCTTCACCGCCCCCACCGTTTTCACCACAGTCTTTACTGACAATGCCTCAACTACCACCAGATATTCCACCACCACCACTGCAAGAAGTTCCATCTCCACCAAGACCACCTTCTGAACCACAGAATACCTCATCCCTTCCACAAGAATCCAAACCTTCAACACAAAATGTGTTAGTAACATCCTCTAAAACTTATCAACAAATTAACattcctccacctcctccagtGCCCACTGATGTAAGATCTCAAGTCAGTgttcctccacctcctccagtGCCCACTGATGTAAGATCTCAAGTCAGTGTACCTCCACCTCCTGCAGTGCTCTCTGATGTAAGATCTCAAGTCAGTgttcctccacctcctccagtGCCCACTGATGTAAGATCTCAAGTCAGTGTACCTCCACCTCCTCCATTACCCACTGATGTAAGATCTCAAGTCAGTgttcctccacctcctccagtGCCCACTGATGTAAGATCTCAAGTCACTgttcctccacctcctccattACCCACTGATGTAAGACCTCAAGTCACTgttcctccacctcctccattACCCACTGATGTAAGATCTCAAGTCACTGTTTCTACTCCTCCACTACCTAGTAATGTAAAAATGGAGGACAGACTAGagaagacagaaacagagaaacGAACAAGCAGTCCCTCTCTAGCCAAAGAGGACGCATCCGGTCCTGTGGTCACTCAGTCTCTCCTACAGATGGTTCGTCTTAGGTCGGTTAAGACCAGTCCGAGCACTACTGTAGATCCTGATAAACCATCACAACCCAAACCAAAATCAGGTGTCAATCAAGAGGCACCTCCAAAGCCAATCAGACAATCTTTAATTTTGACATCACTTCCCCCTGATGTGGAAGCTCTTGCCAACACAAACACTGAAGCTCCGTCCATCAACACAAATGCAGTCACTGTATCAAATACTCAGCAAGGATCATCTAAGCCAGAAACTCAATCAAATAACATTGCTCAACTTGAGCCAAAATGCTCATCAGCTACATGTCCAGCTACGGAACCAAGTAAGAATCCAGTTACTCCTGAACCAGCAACTAAAACAGCCAGTCCAGAAACAGAACCCACACCTCAAACCCtaaaagaacaaattaaatCTACAATGCATGACCCAGAAACTCTGCCAAGTACAACAGGACCAAAGGACCAATCAATCAATGCGCCAAAGCCTCAACATCAAGCACAAGAACCCAACAAGACCATGCTTAATTCAGAGAAGCAATTAAGTACTGTTGAAAATTACTCAAAGCCAGAGGGTGAGCAGCCAAAAACCCAAACACTGACACCCGTTGTCTCATCCACACCTCCCATAGTCTCTTCACCAGCGAACCCCTCCATGCGTCTTCAGGAAGCCATTCGTCTAAAGGCGGCTGCTATGTCTTCAAAAGACAACCAAGCCAAACGTTTTGGTCTTCGCTCACCTCCCCCAGCCACAGCTAATGGCACCACTGTACCAAACTCCCCGGCATCTATGGCCAGCTTTATCTTCTCCAAAAGCCCAAAGAAAGTAATAATACAGACACCGTCATCCTTAGAGGTTCAGGCTGACCTGAGGAAAACTCTGGTGGCAGAGTTAGCATGTGTCTCTGATTCAGCAAAGTCTAATGACTTGCACAAGACAGCAAACAAAGTTCCTCCACCAATTGCTAAGAAACCCAATGCTAAGGTTGAGAGCGTTGCTCAGAACTCTGCAGAGGACCAGTCTGTAGCCAAGACTGAGCATGTGCAAACAGAGACTGTACTAACTGCCGGACAGGACGTACAGACCGAGAACTCtgagaaaacaaatgaatga